The window TCCGGGCGGGCGGACGACTGGCCCCAGGCGTTGACGGTGGCGCGGGAATCACTCGATAGCGGTCGCGCCCGGCAGGTTCTCGACCGCCTGGTCGAGACCTCAAAGACCACAACGAGTTCCTTCCCCTCTGGGCGAGGCTAGGCGGGGGCTTCTAGCTGGAAGCGAGCCCGGCGATGCCGCCGGCCAGCAATAGGAGACAGACCAGGCCGACGAATCCCCAGGCCGCCCAGTAGGTAAGCCCCGAAAGCCGCCGAACCCGGCGAAGGCGGCGCATCTTGCCCAGCGCCGCGCTCAGGGCCTTTTCTTCCGTCAGCACTATGTAGGGTATCGGCCAAAGGCGTGAAAACCTTCTCCAAATCGCGGCCGATTATGCTGTAGCCGATGCCGTTTCGGATCGCCGTCATCCCGGGCGACGGCATTGGTCCCGAGGTCATCGCCCAGGGTCTGCGGGTCCTGGAAGCCGTCACCGCCGTCACCGGTACCCAATTGGATTTTGTGAGCTATGACCTGGGGGCCGAGCGCTACCTGCAAACGGGGGAGATCATCCCTGACGCGGTCTTTGCCGAGCTCCAGGCGGCCGATGCCATCTATCTGGGCGCCGTCGGCGATCCGCGGGTGCTAAACCCGCAGTATGCGGCCGGGCTGCTCCTGCGCCTGCGATTCGAGCTGGATCTCTGGGTCAACCTGCGGCCCTCTCGGCTGCTCGCGCTCGGTCTGACGCCGTTACGCGATGCCGGGTCGATCGACCTGGTCGTCGTCCGCGAGAACACCGAGGGTGCCTACGTCGGCATCGGCGGGCAGTTCAAGCGGGGGACCCCGGACGAGATCGCGATCCAGGAGGACGTGAACACCCGCAAGGGTGTCGAACGCATCATTCATTACGCATTCGAGCTGGCGCGGCGGCGCCGGGCGGCCGGCCATCGAGGCCGCGTCACGATGGTCGACAAAAGCAATGCGCTCTATCACGCGCACGACCTCTGGCAACGCGTCTTCGCGCTGGAGCGGCAGGGCGCGTCCGAGATCGAGGCGGAGCATCTCTTCGTTGACGCGGCGGCGATGCAACTCGTGAAGGATCCATCCCGCTTCGACGTCATCGTGACGTCCAATATGTTCGGCGACATTCTGAGCGACCTGGCCTCCGAACTTGTTGGCGGACTCGGCCAGGCGCCCTCGGCGAACATCAATCCAGACAACCGCCGCGGCCTCTTCGAACCCGTGCACGGGTCGGCACCGAAGCATGCCGGCAAAGGCATCGCCAATCCGGTGGGGGCCATCCTCGCCGGCGCGATGATGCTGCGCCACCTCGGCGATGAGGCCGGAGCCAGCCAGATCGAAAACGCCGTGATGGCGGCGGCGGGTGACCGGCGCACCACGAAGGACCTGGGCGGTGCGCTGAGCACGACGGCCGCCGCCGATGCCGTGCTCGAGCGACTTGAGAGAATTGGGTCATCGCGTCCCTCCTGAACACGATCCAGCCCCCTCGCCGTAAGCCGGGCGCCGCATCACCGGTGAGCCCGGCCACCAAGCCGGTCGACCGGTCGCAGGACAGCGGTCACCTGGTCCGAGGTCGCGCGCTCATCTTCTGGGACCCGAAGATTCCGGGGAAGAAGCTCGACGCCATCGACACCGACCAGATCACACCAGCCGACGACTGCGTTTCGGAGAGCCTCGACCGACTCGACGAGCGCTGGAAGGTCGGCACCTTCCGTTACCTGATGCCCGACTTTCGGCGACGGGTGCATCGAGGCGAGACGTTCGTGATCGCCGGCGAACGCTTCGGCATCGGGTCGTCGCGCGAGATGAGCCCGGCGGGACTCAAAGCGATCGCCGAAGAAGCCGGACTCGAGATCGTGATCGTCTGCGGCGACGGCGTGGGCGACATCTTCCGGCGCAACGCGCTCAATCTCGGCCTGCACGTCGTCCAGAGCCGCGCGGCTTCGGAAGATGCGCAGGAGGGCGACGTGCTGACCTTCGATTCGAAGACCCGCCGGCTGACGAACGAGACGCGTGGCAAGAGTTACGAGCCGGTGCCGCTGACGCCCGTCGAAGAGAACATCCGTCGGTCCGGTGGGATCATCGCGGTCGGACGGCGCGAGTTCGCCGAATCCATCGAACGCGTGCCCCGCGTGGAGTGGCCGGATCGTCAAACAGCCCGCGGTTTGTCCAGTACGGAGCAGGTCGTCTGGGCCCATCGTGTCGACAAAGATGCTGAGGTGCGGCCGGGTAGCACGTTGCGCGTCTGGTGCGACCTGTTGCCCGCCTCGGACGGCACCGCGCCCTTTACGATCCATACGTTCAACCAGATCACCGGCGGCGACACGATCTATCCTCGGCAGGCCGCCATCGCGAACGATCACTTCGTGTTTTCCGGCCGTAACGCCGACGACAAGCAGACCTCGATTGGGCGCGATTTCGCGAAGCTGCACGAGATCACCAAGCCCTACTACGCCACGCCTGGCGATGGGATCTTCCACTTCTACTTTCCTGAGCAGGGCCTGGTCGTGCCCGGGTCGTTCATCCCTGGCGCCGACTCGCACAGTCGCGCCTACGGCGCGTACGGCGCCGTCGGCACCGGCGTGGGCAGCACGCAGCTCGGCTTCGGCTGGTCGACCGGCTACATCTATTTCACGCCGGCCAAGCGCCGTCGCGTGGTCTTTACGGGCCGGTTGCGTCCATGGGTCAGCGGTAAGGACGTCGTGTTGGCGCTGCTGCGCCGTTGGGGGAAAGCCCAGGCGCAAGGCATGAGCGTCGAGTTCGTCGACGCCGAACGCCAGCTGCCCATTCCGTATCGCAATACCGTCGCGAACATGATGGCCGAGGCCGAGGCGCAGAACGGCATCTTCGCGCCGGACGAGGTCACGCTCGACTGGTACCGGCGCAAGGGCATCGGCAACTTGCCCTATCCGCGTTTCGAGCCCGGCGACCAGGTGGCCTGGGATATCGACGAGACGCTGGACCTCTCTGAGCTGGTGCCCTTTATCGCCAAGCCGTTCGCACCGGGCAATGCCTTTCCGGCGGACGAAGTCGCTCGGGAAAAGCTGGCGTTCGATAAGGCCTTCATCGGTTCCTGCACGAACGGCGGATACGACGACTTGCTCGAAGCGGCGCTGGTGCTCCGCGCCGGGCGCGAGCACGGCTTCGAAAAGGCGCCTAAGACTTTCGTGATCTTTCCGGGGTCGGGCGGCGTCAAGCGCGATATCGAAAACCCCGAGCCACGCCTCGGCGGCGAGTCGATCGCGTCGGTGCTGCGATCCGTCGGCGGGGAAATCCGCGAGTCGTGGTGCGGCCCGTGCTTCGGCCAGGGGCCGGATGCCCTGAAGAAAGGTGAGGTTGCGATCACGTCGTTCAACCGCAACTGGCAGAACCGAATGGGCGTTGGTGGCCTCGGCTACCTCGCGAGCCCCGCGGTCGTCGCCTCGTCGGCCCTCCTCGGTTACATGGCCGGACCAACCGCGCTCGGGATCGAATGGAACCCGGAGCGCTTCGACGCCTCGATCTAGCCCAGTTATTGGTCGTACGTCGGCCGGGTGTGGATGAAGCGCGACCCCGGCGCCACCACGTCCGTCGCGTAGTCGACGACGCGGGCCGAGTGCACGTCGGCATGCACGCGTTCGGACTGCGGCAGGGCGGACGCAAGTGTGCCGCTGACCCAAACAAGTCCGGCCGCGATGACCGTTGCGCCGAGGACCTGCAGGCGCGACCGCAACTGACTCATCCAGCTGGCTCCTTGATGACTTCCAGCGACATGGCACGGGGCTTGCCCATCACCGTCAGAAGCGCCGCGATCGACGCGCTGCGCGATCGCAGGGCGCGGACCACGGCCGGATCGAACTGATAACCGATTCCGGCCTCGATGGTGCGCAGGGCGGCCGGAAAGCTCATGGCGACGCGATAGGGTCGGTCCGAGGTGAGAGCGTCGAGCGCATCCGCGACCGCTAGGATGCGGACGGCCAGCGGGATGTTCTCCCCCTTGACACCGTCCGGGTATCCACTACCGTCCCAATGCTCGTGGTGATGGCGCACTCCCTCGAGGCTCGACTCCAGGAAATGCAGGCCCTTGAGCATCTCGTACCCGATGACTGGGTGCTCGCGCATTGCCGCCGTCTCCCGTTTATCCAGTGGCCCTGGCTTACGAAGGACGCGATCCTCGACGCCGATTTTCCCGATGTCATGGAGAAGCGCGGCGCGGCCCAGGGCGATGAGCTCATCCGCTGGTAGTCCCATTTCGTCGGCGAGCTCGAAGCTCAACCTCGCTACCCGAGCGGAATGACCGTACGTATACGGGTCGCGCGCGTCGATGGCGCGCGCCAGCGCCTCGATGCTGGCGAATGCTGTGGTCTCCAGTGCCTTCGTCTTCTCTTCGAGGCTGGCCGTCATTACGTTGAACGAAGAGGTCAAGTAGCCGACCTCATCGGCGGCGCCAGTCGGAGCTCGGTCGCTGAGGTCGCCGGCGGCCACCGTTCTGACGAGCCGCTCCAATGGTTGCGAGATCCGCCTCGCGAGCAGCCCACCGACCGCAAGGACCACCAGAGCTGTCCCGACAAAGACGAAAAGGAGAATGATGCGCAACCTGAGGGCGCTGTCGGCCACGCCATCCGCGGGCAGTCCGACTCCGAGGTATCCGAAGCGCTCGCCGCGCATCGTCCAGTCGGCGACCGCGACTGCGTAGGTGTGTCCGTTGGCGGTGGCGCTCACCCGCATCAAGTGGTCCGATGTCACGGACTGGCGAACATCACGGCTGAGCACTGGCAGCGACCCCTCCAGCGGCTGGCCGTTGAGGCCGTAGAAAAATAGCCGGCCGGCGTCAGTCCCGTGGATTTCCGCCGCGATGTCGGCGATCGACTCACCCAGGAGAACCGCGCCCACGACGTCGCCGTGTGGGTCCCTGATGGGGGCGGCCCAGTACACAACCGGCCCTGCGCTCTCACGCAGAACGGCCAGGTATTTATCACCGCGCCCGTCGTTCGTCCCCGTCAGTACTTGTCTGATAGCTGGCAGGTCCGGCGCTGGGGCTCAGTCGTCTGGGATTGACAGCACGCGTTTCCCCTGCGCGTCAAGGATGCGGATCAGCACTCGACCGGCGCGTGCCGTCGCGACGTCAGCGGCATACAAGCCCGACAAGCGGGGTCCGTCGCCGGCTGCGAGTGCGACCGCGAGGCCCGGCCTGGCGGCCACGGCCCGGAGGTCGTTGAGCCGGCCTGCCTCGAGGGTGGCGAGCCTGTCGTTTGCTTGCACGCTGGCGCGAACGAGGCTCTGGTCGAAGCCCGCCATGCCGGCGCTGGTGGCCTGGTACGTCAGCGCCGCTACACCCACGACGGCGACAAAGACGAGCAGCAGCAAGAAGGGGACGATGATCTGTTGTCGGAGCGGCCGCCGCCATGCCGCGTGGACTCTCAGTTCGCGGAGCGCTGCGTCAAGGTGTGCGCTCGGCGTGAACGAAAACGACTCAACGCGCGGTTGACCCACCGCTTACCCCCGAAACGAAATGCCTCCTGAGCGATCGTCGAAGGATTGGCCAACGACACGTAACACCGAACGCGGGTTCTGTCAAGCAAAAACCAGCGCTGTTTCGGAAAATAACGCGACGTTTCGCATCCAGTTGCCGGCGATGCCGCGATCGGACCATTTCGGAGTGGTCATCGCCACTCCTTGAGAAGGTCATTCGACGTCGCGGCGCAATCACGAACGTCCGTGTCCTGAGCCAAGAGATCACAATGCGTAGCCTGAGGCTACTCGAAGACTTGGTCGGCCTTGACCTCGAAGCGATGCTCTCCGTCAGTCGAGTCGACGTCAGCTGTGCTGATTTCGACGACTACCTGCCCATCGTCCCTCTGGTGGCGCGCAAGGATTTCGCACCGAATGCCCGAATCGATGGGAAATACAGTTGTCTGCGTAATTGCCTGGCTCGTGAAAATGGGCGGCTTGTCTACGAACATCCAAGGTCGGCCCAGGGCATCAGTGATCCGAGCTTCGACCCATCCAGGCTGTGGCTCATCGGCCACCCAGCGGGTTAGCTCGCAGCGAAGAGTCGGCACACACTCAGTGAACACTATTCAGGCTGCCAGCAACGTAGGAGTCGCGGCGGTCCCGCCCGTTGAGTCGCTGTACCGTTTCGCACCATGAGTGCTAGCCCACTCGACTGGCTGCGACAGGGTCAAGAAATCCTCGATCCTGTCTTTGTGCCTCGTGGTTACCGGTTTGAACTCGAGGAACCGCAACAAGGATCCGGTGGCGAATTTGCTATCGGCTATTACCGAAAGGGCGAACAGTCGGTTGAGCTCCACTTCAGATGGGCGCTCGGTATCGTGAAGTACCGAATCGCTGACGACTCACTCGACCATAAGCAGTACATGGGTCTCCTCGGCGTGGCCGACCAAACCGCATACCCGGGGTTCTCCGACGATCCTCTTGATGGCTTTCGTCATTTGCGTTCCGATCTCGAACGATTTGGCGAGCCGTTCCTATCGGGGAAGGAACGCAACAGGTTCCCTGCCTTGGTACGTGAGGCTAAAGAGAACGAGAGGCATCTCAGGCACCTGCCATGACCTCACCTGACGGACCGTATTCAGTGGCCTGTCCAGTCAAGACGCGGTTTTCGCCGATCGCTGGTTGACCACCGCGTAGATCTCGACCTCGTCGAGCAGGTGATTGCCCTGCTTGGCGCGCTCGATGATCGCGCCAACCAGGTCGGGCCGCGGCTGGATGCCGTGCTGCTCCAGCCAGAAGACGACGTTCGATTCCCCACTCATCGGCCCGATCTCGATCACCTGCTCGCAGCCGAACAGCTCGGCGGGGACACCCGAATAGACGCGGTTCGCGAGCCAGTCGTCGCCCTTGCGCATGGCCTTGATAACAGCAGCGGCGTGGACGCCGGTTGCTGTGCGAAAGGCGTCTTTACCGAGCACCGGATAATTCGCCGGGATCGCCATCCCGGTGCCCTCGGCGATAACGTCGCCCATCTCGCGAAGCTTGGTCAGATCCGTGTCGATCCAGCCCATCAGGCGAAAGTTCACGAGCAGCAGATCCAAATGCGTGTTGCCGACGCGCTCGCCAAGACCGAGCGCGCAGCCATGAATGCGGTCGGCGCCCGCAATGGCCGCCTCGATGGCATTGATGACGCCGAGACCGCGGTCGCTGTGGCCGTGCCAGTCAAGGCCAACGGTGGGTTTCATTTCGTCCAGCATCCGTCGGACGTAGCGGACGACGGCCCGGGCGCCCTCCGGCGTCGAGTGGCCGACCGTATCGCAGACGGCGACGCGCGCCGCGCCCTCCTCGATCGCGGTGCCAAATAGTCGGCGAAGCGTCTCGGGCTGAGCCCGAGTCGTGTCCTCGGTGACATAGAGCACGGGCAGTTCGTTCTGCCGGGCGAAACGGACGGCCTTGCGCGTGTTGTCGACCATCTGGTCGATCGTCCAGCCTTCGGCGTACTGGCGAATCGGACTGGAGCCGATGAAGGCCGCGACCTCGATCGGGATGCCGACGCGCTGCGAGATCTCGACCACCGGCCGGATGTCGACCTCGAGCGTGCGTGCCGCGCAGAGCGGCCTGATGCGCAGGCGTTGGTCGCGAATCTCCTCGGCCAGCCGTTCCACGTCCGCGACCGCGCGTGGGCCAGAACCTGGAAGACCGAGGTCGATCGATCCGACACCGAGCTCATCGGCAAGGTGCAGGAACCGCAGTTTGTGTTCGATATCGGGGTCGCGCACGGACGGACCCTGGATGCCATCGCGCAGCGTCTCATCGTGAATCGCCACGGGGTGGGCCGGCTTCGGCGGCGCGTCGACCGTGTTCCAGTCGTAAATCAGCTGCGCTTCGTCAGGCACTGATCGTCTCGAGCTCAGCGACCAGCGCGGTGAGAAACTCGGTCGCCAGCGCCCCGTCAACGATCCGGTGATCGACCGAGATCGAAATCCAGGCGCCGCTGCGGGCGACAACGTTGCCGTCGACCACCATCGGCCGCGGCTTGATGGCGCCGAAGGCGACGACGCAGCACTCCGGCGGATTGATGATCGGCGTGCCGGTCTCGACCGGGCCGCTGGCGCCGACGTTCGTCACGGTGATGGTTCCGCCGCTCATCTGGCCGGGTGGCAGCGTTCCGGCGCGCGCGCCCTCGATCAGCTGGGCGCTTTTTTCCGCGATCGCGCTGAGCTCGAGTTGGTCTGCGCCTCGGAGGACCGGCACCAGCAACCCCTGGCCGGTATTGACCGCGATCCCGACGTTGACCGGCTGCTTCACGATGATCTCGTCGCGGCTCTCATCCCATGAGCTGTTCATCAAGGGAAAGGCGTGAACCGCCTTCACCACGGCCGCGATGAAATAGGGGAGAGGGGTCATCGAGCGGCCGCTCGCTTTTCGCTGCTCGCGGGCCGCCATCAAGTTGGTGGCGTCAAAGATCGCGAACTCGGTGAACTGTGGAATCGTGGAAACCGACCGCAGCATCTGCTTGGCGATCGCCTTGCGGATCCCGACTACGCTGATGCGCCGCTCGCCATCCGTCGGTGGTGCGGCCGTCGATGTCGATGAGACCGCGGCCGGTGACGATGCCGCCGCTTCGACATCGGCTCGCGTGATGCGGCCGCCCGGGCCGCTTCCCGTAACCTGCGCCAGGTCGACGCCCTTCTCTTTCGCGAGCTGGCGGACGAAAGGCGCCGCTCGCGTATCGCTGCTGCTCTCCGGGACTGACGCCACCGCGGTTCGCGCCTTGCGCCGAATGCCAGATTCGGGCGCCCCGGGTCCGTAACCGACGAGTGTCCCCGGCGTAGCCTCAGCCGGGGTCACCTCGGCGGACGTGATCGTCACGAGCGCCTCACCCACCGCAACCGACTCACCGGGCCGCGCATGCAGTTTTTGAATCGTCCCGGCCCAGGGCGACGGGATCACGACCACGGCCTTTGCCGTTTCGACTTCGCAGAGCGGCGCGTTGACCTCGACCTGCGCGCCTTCCTCGACGCGCCATGTCACCAGCTGGGCCTCGGTGAGACCCTCGCCCAGGTCGGGCAATCGGAACGTCTGATCAGCCATAAGCCAGCGCCGCGTCGGCCGCCTGGAGGATGCGGTCGACGTCCGGCAGATAGAGCTTCTCGTAGCGGGCTGGGGGATAGGGGACGTTCAACCCGCCGATGCGCGCCACCGGCGCCTCCAGAAAGTCGAAGGCGTCATGACTGATGCGGGCAGCGACCTCGGCTCCGAACCCGCAAAAGACGGGGGCCTCGTGCACGACCACGGCGCGATGCGTCTTGCGCACCGAGGCCATGACCGTGTCCATGTCGAGCGGCGACAGGCTGCGAAGGTCGATGACCTCGATCGATATCTGTTCGGCCGCCGCCGTTTTCGCCGCCTGAAGCGCAATACTCACGGTGGGCCCGTAGGCAATCACCGTAACGCCGGAGCCCTCGTGCGCCACCCGCGCCTTGCCGATGGGCACGCGAGCGGCGGGGTCGATCTCTTCTTTGAGGTAGTAGCGCGCCTTCGGCTCGAAAAAGATCACCGGGTCCGGGTCGTCGATCGCCGCCTGGAGGAGGGCAAAGGCATCGCCGGGCGTCGACGGCGTGACGACCTTCAGGCCGGCGGTGTGCGCGAAGTACGCCTCAGGACTCTCCGAGTGATGCTCGACCGCGCCGATGTTGCCACCGAAGGGGACGCGAATCGTGATCGGCAGCGAGACCCCGGAACGATTTCGGTACTTGGCGACGTGGCTGACGATCTGCTCGAACGCTGGGTAAATAAAGCCGTCGAACTGGATCTCCGGTACGGGCCGGAAGCCGCGCAGTGCCAGGCCGACCGCGACCCCGATGATGGCCGACTCGGCGAGCGGGGTGTCGAACACCCGCTCTTCACCGAAGGCCTTCTGCAACCCGTCGGTGATCCGAAAGACGCCGCCGAGCGCGCCCACGTCCTCGCCAAAGATGAGGACGTTGTCGTCGCGGCTCAGCGCATCACGCAGCGAGAGGTTGATGGCCTTCGCCATCGTCACCGCTTCCATTACGGGCCCTCCAGGGAGGATTCGAATTCTTCGCGTTCCCGAAGGAAGGACTCCGGCGGGTTCGAATAGACACGGCCAAAGATCGCCTGGCCGGGCGGCGGCGTGGGCAGCGCGAGCAGCCGCGAGCGCATCGCCTGGGCGGCCGACTCGGCCGCGTCCGCGATCGCCTTGACGGTCCCCTCTTCGATGATGCCCTGCTGCACGAGCCAGGCCTGATAGCGGGCGATGGGATCTTTGGCGTTCCAGGCCTGCAGCTCGGCGTCCGTTCGATATCGCGCTGGATCGTCGGAGCTGGTGTGCGCGCCCATGCGGTAGGTCACCGCCTCGATCAGGTACGGGCCCTCACCCTGGCGCGCGCGGGCGGCGGCGGCCCGCACGGCCGCGTAGACGCCGAGGACGTCATTGCCGTCGATGCGGATGCCGGGAAACCCATAGCCCTGGGCGCGCTCGGCGATGGACCCCGCGGTCTGCTTCGACAGCGGGACGGAGATCGCCCAGTAGTTGTTCTGGCAGAGGAAGACCACCGGCGCTTTGAAGACGCCAGCGAAGTTCATGGCCTCGTGCCAGTCGCCCTCTGAGGTGGCGCCATCCCCGAAAGTGGAGAGCACAACCTCGTCGCTGTGCTTCAGCCGGCAGCCCATCGCGAACCCGACGGCATGGGGGACCTGGGTCGCGACCGGAATGGCGAGCGGTGCGAAGTGGTACTTGCGCGGATCCCACGGTCCGTGGGAGAGGCCACGGAACAGTGTCAGCATGTCGGCGGGGTCGATGCCCCGGATCATCGCCATACCAAACTCGCGGTAGCTGGGGAAGACCCAATCCTCACTTCGAAGGGCCGTCATGGCGCCGACGTGGATTGCCTCCTGCCCGAGGAACTGACCCCACAGGCCGAGCTCACCCTGCCGCTGTAGGTTCAGCGCCTCCTGGTCCGCACGACGGATCAGCACCATGTTTCGGTACAGCTCGCGGAGCGCCGCGGCGTCCAGCCCCAGGCGGCTCCTTCCTTCAGCGGTCAGCTCGCCGGCCGGTGAGAAAAGGGCGCGCACCGGGTCGTCCGCCGCGACGACTCGAACCACGTCCGCCATTGCCGGGAATATCCTATACCGGAGTTATATTGGCGACGCCTCTGACGGTCCACATGAACATCGCGAAGCTGAACATCTTCCGGGGCTTCCACCTTCGCAGGAAGATCGTCGCCGCCTACCAGCGGCACGTCGACTACCGCCGCGAGGCGGCGCTGCGCATGTGGGTGGCGTTCATCGGCACATTCGTCTTTCTGCGCCTGCTGACGTTTGGCATCCGTTATCACATCCTGCCCGTCAAGAACGTCGTGACCAGCAGCGGGCTCCACATCCATCACTTTGTCTGGGGAATCGTGATCCTGTTGATCATCGGCTTCCTCGGAATCATGTTCTGGTCGCAACGGCTGCACGCGTGGCTGGGGCTTGCCTTTGGCATCGGCGCCGCGCTCGTCATCGACGAGTACGCCCTCTGGCTCAACCTGCAAGACGTGTACTGGCTGCCCGCCGGCCGGAGCAGTATCGACCTCGCCATCCTCATCGCCGCCGTGCTGGGGCTCTACTATGCGGCGGACCGGTTCTGGAATAAGGTCGTCACTGAGGTGCAGGGGGCGATCAAATTCGTCAGCAGCGAAGAGGGCCGGCTTTTTCGCGCGCGATCGCGCACCACGGCAACCACCACCACGTCCACCACCAAATAATCGCGTTGGCGCAACGGGAAGCTCGGCCTACCGCCACCTATGCCGTTGCGAAGGCTGATCAGCCCAAGCTCCTGGAACAGTTTCGCGGCCGGCAAGGAGCCGAGCTCCCGCCCGGTCCGTACGAATCCTGGCGGGTGAAGCTGTCCGAGGGGACGAGCCAAGCGACGGCGATCATGTACCAATCGGGCAAGCTGGTCATCGCTGGCCACGCGCCGGCCTTCGACCACGCGGTCGCCATCGCGAGGTCGGTCGCGAAGCCGGTCGCCCCAAAGCGGGCTCACGCAAGCCCACCCACGTCGGCGCCGGCCGAAGCGCCGCCGGAGACCGAGCCGCACATCGGCACGGACGAAGCGGGAAAAGGCGACTTCTTTGGTCCGCTGGTGACGGCCGGGGTCTACGTCGATGAGCGGACGGCCAAGCTGCTGCGGACCCTTGGCGTCCGCGACAGCAAGCTCGTCGGCGATCGGGAACTGCGCGGACTCGCGACCGACATCCGCGCCGTCGTCGAGGCCGACAAACGTGCCGTGATTATGCTGGCCCCCAAACGCTACAACGAGCTCTACAAGCAGATGCGCAGCGAAGGGAAAAACCTCAACACGCTGCTGGCCTGGGCCCACACCCGGGTGATCGAAGACCTGATCGGTCACGGGCTCCAGCCGACGTTCATCCTCAGCGACCAGTTCGGAGACAAGCGATACATCGAGAGCCGCTTGATGGTCGATACGCGTCTTAGCGGCGTTCCCGTGCTCCAGATGCATCGCGCCGAAGCTGACGTGGCGGTCGCTGCGGCGTCGATCCTCGCCCGCGACGCGTTCCTGCACTGGCTCGACCAGGCCGGAAAAACACTCGGGCTGACCGTGCCGAAAGGGGCGTCGCCGAAAGTGATCGACACCGGCAAACTGCTGGTCAGCCGCATGGGCGCCGAAGGTTTGAAGAACTACGCGAAAGTCTCCTTCAAGACAATGGAAAAGGTTCTGGCTGGAACAACGTCCTAGTCCGTAAGCTAGAC of the Candidatus Dormiibacterota bacterium genome contains:
- a CDS encoding 3-isopropylmalate dehydrogenase, with amino-acid sequence MPFRIAVIPGDGIGPEVIAQGLRVLEAVTAVTGTQLDFVSYDLGAERYLQTGEIIPDAVFAELQAADAIYLGAVGDPRVLNPQYAAGLLLRLRFELDLWVNLRPSRLLALGLTPLRDAGSIDLVVVRENTEGAYVGIGGQFKRGTPDEIAIQEDVNTRKGVERIIHYAFELARRRRAAGHRGRVTMVDKSNALYHAHDLWQRVFALERQGASEIEAEHLFVDAAAMQLVKDPSRFDVIVTSNMFGDILSDLASELVGGLGQAPSANINPDNRRGLFEPVHGSAPKHAGKGIANPVGAILAGAMMLRHLGDEAGASQIENAVMAAAGDRRTTKDLGGALSTTAAADAVLERLERIGSSRPS
- a CDS encoding aconitase family protein, with translation MSPATKPVDRSQDSGHLVRGRALIFWDPKIPGKKLDAIDTDQITPADDCVSESLDRLDERWKVGTFRYLMPDFRRRVHRGETFVIAGERFGIGSSREMSPAGLKAIAEEAGLEIVIVCGDGVGDIFRRNALNLGLHVVQSRAASEDAQEGDVLTFDSKTRRLTNETRGKSYEPVPLTPVEENIRRSGGIIAVGRREFAESIERVPRVEWPDRQTARGLSSTEQVVWAHRVDKDAEVRPGSTLRVWCDLLPASDGTAPFTIHTFNQITGGDTIYPRQAAIANDHFVFSGRNADDKQTSIGRDFAKLHEITKPYYATPGDGIFHFYFPEQGLVVPGSFIPGADSHSRAYGAYGAVGTGVGSTQLGFGWSTGYIYFTPAKRRRVVFTGRLRPWVSGKDVVLALLRRWGKAQAQGMSVEFVDAERQLPIPYRNTVANMMAEAEAQNGIFAPDEVTLDWYRRKGIGNLPYPRFEPGDQVAWDIDETLDLSELVPFIAKPFAPGNAFPADEVAREKLAFDKAFIGSCTNGGYDDLLEAALVLRAGREHGFEKAPKTFVIFPGSGGVKRDIENPEPRLGGESIASVLRSVGGEIRESWCGPCFGQGPDALKKGEVAITSFNRNWQNRMGVGGLGYLASPAVVASSALLGYMAGPTALGIEWNPERFDASI
- a CDS encoding HD domain-containing phosphohydrolase codes for the protein MYWAAPIRDPHGDVVGAVLLGESIADIAAEIHGTDAGRLFFYGLNGQPLEGSLPVLSRDVRQSVTSDHLMRVSATANGHTYAVAVADWTMRGERFGYLGVGLPADGVADSALRLRIILLFVFVGTALVVLAVGGLLARRISQPLERLVRTVAAGDLSDRAPTGAADEVGYLTSSFNVMTASLEEKTKALETTAFASIEALARAIDARDPYTYGHSARVARLSFELADEMGLPADELIALGRAALLHDIGKIGVEDRVLRKPGPLDKRETAAMREHPVIGYEMLKGLHFLESSLEGVRHHHEHWDGSGYPDGVKGENIPLAVRILAVADALDALTSDRPYRVAMSFPAALRTIEAGIGYQFDPAVVRALRSRSASIAALLTVMGKPRAMSLEVIKEPAG
- a CDS encoding LeuA family protein; amino-acid sequence: MPDEAQLIYDWNTVDAPPKPAHPVAIHDETLRDGIQGPSVRDPDIEHKLRFLHLADELGVGSIDLGLPGSGPRAVADVERLAEEIRDQRLRIRPLCAARTLEVDIRPVVEISQRVGIPIEVAAFIGSSPIRQYAEGWTIDQMVDNTRKAVRFARQNELPVLYVTEDTTRAQPETLRRLFGTAIEEGAARVAVCDTVGHSTPEGARAVVRYVRRMLDEMKPTVGLDWHGHSDRGLGVINAIEAAIAGADRIHGCALGLGERVGNTHLDLLLVNFRLMGWIDTDLTKLREMGDVIAEGTGMAIPANYPVLGKDAFRTATGVHAAAVIKAMRKGDDWLANRVYSGVPAELFGCEQVIEIGPMSGESNVVFWLEQHGIQPRPDLVGAIIERAKQGNHLLDEVEIYAVVNQRSAKTAS
- a CDS encoding dihydrolipoamide acetyltransferase family protein; translation: MADQTFRLPDLGEGLTEAQLVTWRVEEGAQVEVNAPLCEVETAKAVVVIPSPWAGTIQKLHARPGESVAVGEALVTITSAEVTPAEATPGTLVGYGPGAPESGIRRKARTAVASVPESSSDTRAAPFVRQLAKEKGVDLAQVTGSGPGGRITRADVEAAASSPAAVSSTSTAAPPTDGERRISVVGIRKAIAKQMLRSVSTIPQFTEFAIFDATNLMAAREQRKASGRSMTPLPYFIAAVVKAVHAFPLMNSSWDESRDEIIVKQPVNVGIAVNTGQGLLVPVLRGADQLELSAIAEKSAQLIEGARAGTLPPGQMSGGTITVTNVGASGPVETGTPIINPPECCVVAFGAIKPRPMVVDGNVVARSGAWISISVDHRIVDGALATEFLTALVAELETISA
- a CDS encoding alpha-ketoacid dehydrogenase subunit beta; translated protein: MEAVTMAKAINLSLRDALSRDDNVLIFGEDVGALGGVFRITDGLQKAFGEERVFDTPLAESAIIGVAVGLALRGFRPVPEIQFDGFIYPAFEQIVSHVAKYRNRSGVSLPITIRVPFGGNIGAVEHHSESPEAYFAHTAGLKVVTPSTPGDAFALLQAAIDDPDPVIFFEPKARYYLKEEIDPAARVPIGKARVAHEGSGVTVIAYGPTVSIALQAAKTAAAEQISIEVIDLRSLSPLDMDTVMASVRKTHRAVVVHEAPVFCGFGAEVAARISHDAFDFLEAPVARIGGLNVPYPPARYEKLYLPDVDRILQAADAALAYG
- the pdhA gene encoding pyruvate dehydrogenase (acetyl-transferring) E1 component subunit alpha — encoded protein: MADVVRVVAADDPVRALFSPAGELTAEGRSRLGLDAAALRELYRNMVLIRRADQEALNLQRQGELGLWGQFLGQEAIHVGAMTALRSEDWVFPSYREFGMAMIRGIDPADMLTLFRGLSHGPWDPRKYHFAPLAIPVATQVPHAVGFAMGCRLKHSDEVVLSTFGDGATSEGDWHEAMNFAGVFKAPVVFLCQNNYWAISVPLSKQTAGSIAERAQGYGFPGIRIDGNDVLGVYAAVRAAAARARQGEGPYLIEAVTYRMGAHTSSDDPARYRTDAELQAWNAKDPIARYQAWLVQQGIIEEGTVKAIADAAESAAQAMRSRLLALPTPPPGQAIFGRVYSNPPESFLREREEFESSLEGP